In Brevibacillus brevis NBRC 100599, a single genomic region encodes these proteins:
- a CDS encoding non-ribosomal peptide synthetase, with translation MKHLTKENVLEVIELSMVQKELLRPDKMTTMRYLIEHRLEPESVQEMWKELVSETPVMRTVCRQLKNKHVQVVLKELPIPIDWHDVRELSPEQQEQVYLSTLTSHQEPIAYEEGPLIRVSILQMDPNQAVLIWTHHALCMDDASRELLVAEWLKRVRGTQPSVDQRASFKEYVAWESSQDGSKVKSFWTNQFQGYESETVFYPVQGAQKEASHLISCNAVLSEAFTTSIKRMAFEQRVSVEAIFQVAWLLLENMYSGEDKMVIGVTVSGRPEAWKEANTIIGPLAHSLPVFLTVHANQKVRDVVKEVQEGWEQLQQHERATLDMIRNYAGVRETDPVFGTTLTIRNGVEDHKESTMLYRGGLQTVEIVITVGQSLKIQFFHENASSKSDLERLQSHYIHMLEQICQGADRNISNLNIVTDEEQGMMTEVMGNFAKSNRSMERFAQQVIEEQAGRNPDAVAAIDWKQSITYRELNEGSNRLAHWLRKQGFGRNDLACLFAERSIDMLIGILAVLKAGGAYVPLDTAHPDQRLLTILDNSKAKVLLTEASFQARSMTLADRSEHKPVVFCLNKGDGSSADISSLRAADTSNPDIINAHDDLANVFFTSGSTGMPKGAMIEHSGMLNHLYAKMDVLGLNSDSIVMQNASHCFDISVWQFLAPLMAGGKLVIYDNETATDPDALLQALNRDGVTVVQMVPAMIEALHNAALTLPPEQHALPQLQYMISTGEGLPVTLCKKWQDLYPDVTVVNTYGATECSDDTMHEIIDRSYAHDDYPYVALGSSIANMKHYVLDKWMRPVPVGCVGEIYISGIGVGRGYLHDAERTALAYSENPFLQGRTERLYKTGDLGRFLPNGRLLFVTRADFQVKVRGHRIELGEIENALLRHTLVRQCVAVTREDEHGQTRIVCYVVMHEQQSEQELQAYLRTILPEYMIPERIVILDAMPLNRNGKVDKKALPETNVIQKKSEAFVAPRNELEQSLAAIWRTVLNVEDIGIDDDFFQLGGHSMKTIQVRLRMKREMGIEVTIKDLFEHRTIRELSSLFHHEEAQSIGELQTQQERLMIPKADEQVYYPVSHAQRRLFFIQQLEPENTAYNMPTIYHVTGPLNERILHQAFGLLVKRHEVLRTKFLLRDGRPVQQVLPGNDFTYAFVDLSKESEASKQEAIDLVIQKETETSFDFERDTLFRVKLCKAAEEKYVLLMNMHHMISDQWSWGILMKDLGTIYESLHQGIEPVLPELNIQYKDYAVWQNHSIHHGELGESEAYWLKTFEKEIPVLDLPTDFQRQPVQTYFSALESYPISEKTFGRMREIAQQHDASMFMVILSTIGIWLSKLTNQQDIIIGTPEAGRNHMDIEQVIGFFINTLPLRLEVNQEHTFIEALHVWRQQALESYMHHDYPFDKLVEKINPERDVSRNPIFSFMFQYIEKVEEENIISGLEMTAVESYNSMTNFDLSLVCMDLEHGAGLTVEYRTDLFKPETVQRMLGYLGNIIEQVANQPDIHFKHIELLSVEEKQAMISAYKEVSFTNGDEHKTIIELFEEQTERTPDRIALAFEEQELSYSELNKRVNQLARTLVAEGVRANQLVGIIAERSIEMVVGVLAILKAGGAYVPIDPDYPEERIRYMLEHSGAEVLLLHQSVRHKVNADQKMIMLDDEESYHQENTNLGLPVQFDQLAYVIYTSGTTGTPKGVMIEHRQLHSLAQAWKQEYKLDEFPVRSLQWASFSFDVFTGDYMRCLLYGGKLVICPKDARVDLERLYYLMEKHEINLFDSTPVLVLPFMDYVYENGLNIDFMKILILGSDQCPLHAFHKLVDRYGSTMRILNCYGVTEAAIDSSYYERVDQQDYKFLPIGKPLPGVKMYILDANLHVQPVGVPGELYIGGMGVGKGYFKQPDLTNQKFVPNPFCIGEKMYKTGDMARWLPSGDIEFLGRWDNQVKISGNRIELEEIEAELRRMADIREAIVIARADESGQKRLVAFYVAAKAVESDVLRESLRKSLPAFMVPSHFVQLEEIPVTPNGKIDRKVLLDINIVLQSEREYVEPNTDTEKLLVAVWQDILHEKKIGIRDHFFELGGDSIKSIQVSSQLAALGYKMEIRDLFKYPTIAELSTKLKPLNRKIDQKDMEGVVPLTPIQHWLMQEHSQHLHHYNQSFVLYRKERFDERMVRKVIDKLVQHHDALRMIFRETNTGYEAYNRGVNTSGMYSLEIWDYPDKNGSELEQAMDLKCSEIQSRLNIFDGQLMRLGLFRCSDGDHLLIAIHHLVVDGVSWRILIDDFKTAYGQLLRNEEIRLPLKSDSFQLWAQQLNEYANSERLEQEREYWNRIEERDAQTLPMDYDEQKPLRKTTRTKTVTMDQQRTEELLKQANRAYQTEIDELLLAAIGMAFKKWANIDCLALNMEGHGRESILPDLNMNRTVGWFTSEYPVMVDVGNEMNPSAIIPKIKKEVRGIPHKGIHYGVLKYLSAKSPNTTMNVQPEVSFNYLGQFDMDRKGKDDDIQLSTFSGGESMSLEQFRECKIDIECVVLNGSFHFMIGYSEAQYKADTIERLTACLQDSLMEVIQHCMMKLRNSPDHEIAGEYVDFEAVIDGFFDSSMMNDLPGAIAVVVQHGQVKVKKAYGYANLSEKVPMSAEETVVRVGSISKLVTVAAVMKLVEQGLIGWNEDVQQYLDIEIPRRVEGPLTVEHLLSYTTGFDSPDVGNDQSYNFGGRDPLTLREYIHRYMPTVVYKPGEQFGNENFAFILAGYLVERVTGVSFDHFASEHFFAPLEMTNSSFLLQPELEAKMATGYDLENQAVQKYDFSPAISPDGSMLSTGNDIATFMLALLGEGADGKENILEADSIGKMFSSKSVPHPKGTSTGYGFTVKFHPEYVHENVLAKAGEVIGFHSFMWFLPEKQMGVFVSTNKSQFNKIEFFDYFMKRYRPAEAIIM, from the coding sequence TTGAAGCATTTAACAAAAGAGAACGTACTGGAAGTCATAGAGCTTTCCATGGTGCAAAAGGAATTATTACGCCCTGACAAGATGACAACCATGCGCTATCTCATCGAGCACCGTCTCGAACCGGAAAGCGTTCAGGAAATGTGGAAGGAATTAGTCAGCGAGACGCCGGTGATGCGAACGGTTTGCCGCCAGCTCAAAAATAAACATGTACAAGTCGTATTGAAGGAGCTCCCCATCCCCATTGACTGGCATGATGTACGGGAATTATCTCCTGAACAGCAAGAGCAAGTGTATCTCTCTACGCTTACATCCCATCAGGAGCCCATTGCGTATGAGGAGGGGCCATTAATCCGGGTATCGATTTTGCAGATGGACCCCAACCAAGCCGTCCTCATCTGGACCCATCATGCATTATGTATGGACGATGCCAGTCGCGAGCTTCTTGTAGCGGAATGGCTGAAACGGGTACGGGGTACTCAGCCATCTGTTGACCAGCGAGCCTCATTCAAAGAGTACGTTGCTTGGGAATCAAGCCAAGATGGCTCCAAAGTCAAAAGCTTTTGGACAAATCAATTCCAAGGCTATGAAAGCGAGACTGTGTTTTATCCGGTACAAGGGGCACAGAAGGAAGCAAGTCATTTGATCAGTTGCAACGCGGTTCTTTCCGAAGCGTTCACCACGTCGATCAAAAGGATGGCATTCGAGCAGCGAGTATCCGTAGAGGCAATTTTTCAGGTTGCTTGGCTGCTCTTGGAGAATATGTACAGTGGCGAGGACAAAATGGTCATTGGCGTTACCGTCTCTGGCAGACCCGAAGCATGGAAAGAGGCGAATACCATTATTGGGCCACTGGCTCACAGCTTACCTGTCTTCCTGACCGTGCATGCGAATCAAAAAGTGCGTGATGTGGTAAAGGAAGTCCAGGAAGGCTGGGAACAATTGCAGCAACATGAAAGGGCCACACTAGACATGATCCGTAACTATGCAGGTGTACGCGAAACGGATCCTGTATTTGGAACGACACTGACAATACGAAATGGTGTAGAAGATCACAAGGAATCTACCATGCTTTATCGCGGCGGCCTCCAAACAGTGGAGATAGTCATAACGGTCGGGCAGTCCTTAAAGATTCAATTCTTCCATGAGAATGCGTCCTCCAAGAGCGATCTGGAACGGCTGCAATCCCATTACATCCATATGCTCGAGCAGATTTGCCAAGGGGCAGACAGGAATATCAGCAATCTGAACATCGTGACGGATGAAGAGCAAGGGATGATGACTGAGGTGATGGGCAACTTTGCGAAGTCGAATCGCAGCATGGAGCGATTTGCACAGCAAGTGATAGAAGAGCAGGCGGGGCGCAATCCTGACGCTGTTGCTGCTATCGATTGGAAGCAATCCATCACCTACCGGGAATTGAATGAGGGTTCGAACCGCTTGGCGCACTGGCTGCGAAAACAAGGATTTGGCCGAAATGATCTTGCTTGCCTATTTGCAGAGAGAAGCATTGACATGCTGATTGGCATTTTGGCTGTGCTGAAAGCAGGAGGGGCCTATGTGCCGCTTGATACAGCCCATCCCGATCAACGTCTTCTTACCATCCTTGATAACAGCAAGGCGAAGGTCTTACTGACTGAGGCGAGTTTCCAAGCGCGGAGTATGACCTTGGCAGATAGATCGGAGCACAAGCCGGTCGTGTTTTGCCTGAACAAGGGGGACGGGTCAAGCGCAGACATCTCTTCTTTGCGAGCGGCGGATACATCGAATCCAGACATCATCAATGCGCATGATGATTTGGCAAACGTCTTCTTTACCTCAGGCTCCACTGGTATGCCAAAAGGGGCAATGATCGAGCATAGTGGCATGCTGAATCATCTTTACGCCAAAATGGATGTCCTTGGATTGAATTCAGACAGCATCGTCATGCAGAATGCTTCCCATTGCTTTGATATTTCTGTTTGGCAGTTCCTCGCTCCCTTGATGGCAGGGGGAAAGCTTGTGATTTACGACAACGAGACGGCTACTGATCCGGATGCATTGCTTCAAGCCTTGAATCGAGATGGTGTCACCGTGGTTCAGATGGTACCAGCGATGATTGAAGCTTTACACAATGCTGCCCTGACTCTTCCACCGGAACAGCACGCTTTGCCTCAATTGCAATACATGATTTCTACAGGAGAGGGATTGCCAGTAACGCTGTGCAAAAAGTGGCAAGACCTGTATCCGGATGTGACCGTAGTAAACACGTATGGAGCAACGGAGTGCTCAGATGATACGATGCATGAAATCATTGATCGTTCGTATGCCCATGATGATTATCCTTATGTAGCCTTGGGAAGCTCCATCGCCAATATGAAGCACTATGTACTGGACAAATGGATGCGCCCCGTTCCGGTTGGTTGTGTCGGGGAAATCTACATTTCTGGAATTGGTGTAGGGCGGGGGTATCTCCATGATGCTGAACGCACAGCGCTAGCCTATTCAGAAAATCCATTTTTGCAGGGCAGAACGGAACGGTTGTATAAGACAGGCGATTTGGGACGTTTTTTGCCAAATGGGAGACTCCTATTTGTTACGCGTGCTGATTTTCAGGTAAAAGTACGCGGACATCGCATCGAGCTCGGCGAGATAGAAAACGCCCTTTTACGTCACACGCTGGTGAGACAGTGTGTAGCAGTTACACGAGAGGATGAACATGGGCAGACCCGCATTGTTTGCTATGTGGTCATGCATGAACAGCAGAGCGAACAGGAGCTGCAGGCTTATCTTAGAACGATTTTGCCGGAGTATATGATTCCAGAGCGTATCGTCATTCTGGATGCGATGCCACTGAATCGCAACGGAAAAGTAGACAAAAAAGCATTGCCAGAGACAAACGTGATTCAAAAGAAGTCGGAAGCATTTGTCGCTCCGCGCAATGAGCTGGAACAAAGCTTGGCAGCTATCTGGCGTACCGTGCTAAACGTAGAGGACATCGGGATCGACGATGACTTTTTCCAGCTTGGCGGGCATTCCATGAAAACCATCCAGGTTCGCTTGCGCATGAAAAGAGAGATGGGCATAGAAGTTACCATCAAGGACTTATTCGAGCATCGAACCATTCGGGAGTTGTCCTCCCTGTTTCATCACGAAGAAGCGCAGTCCATAGGAGAGCTCCAAACGCAACAGGAGCGATTAATGATCCCCAAGGCAGATGAACAAGTGTATTACCCGGTGTCACATGCGCAGAGGAGACTGTTTTTCATTCAGCAGCTAGAGCCCGAGAATACGGCTTATAATATGCCGACGATCTACCATGTCACGGGACCGTTGAATGAACGTATTTTGCATCAGGCCTTTGGGTTACTGGTGAAAAGACATGAAGTGTTGCGAACAAAATTCTTGTTAAGAGACGGACGCCCCGTTCAACAGGTGCTGCCGGGTAATGACTTCACCTATGCATTTGTCGATCTTTCCAAGGAGTCCGAAGCGTCGAAGCAAGAAGCAATTGATCTGGTTATCCAAAAAGAGACGGAAACCAGCTTTGATTTTGAAAGGGATACATTGTTTCGTGTGAAGTTATGCAAGGCTGCGGAAGAAAAATACGTATTGCTAATGAACATGCATCACATGATCAGTGATCAATGGTCATGGGGGATCTTGATGAAGGATTTGGGCACCATCTACGAATCTTTGCATCAAGGAATAGAGCCCGTATTGCCGGAATTGAACATCCAGTATAAAGATTACGCAGTCTGGCAAAATCATTCCATTCATCATGGAGAGTTGGGAGAATCAGAAGCGTATTGGCTGAAGACATTTGAAAAAGAGATTCCCGTATTGGACTTGCCGACAGATTTTCAGCGCCAGCCTGTACAAACGTATTTTTCGGCACTGGAATCTTATCCGATTTCGGAAAAAACGTTTGGTCGAATGCGAGAGATTGCGCAGCAGCATGATGCCTCCATGTTTATGGTGATTTTATCAACGATAGGCATTTGGCTGTCCAAGCTGACCAATCAACAGGATATCATCATCGGTACTCCGGAAGCTGGCCGGAATCACATGGATATTGAGCAGGTCATTGGATTTTTTATTAACACACTCCCGTTGAGACTGGAAGTCAATCAGGAGCATACCTTCATCGAGGCGTTGCACGTTTGGAGACAGCAAGCACTGGAGTCTTACATGCATCATGACTATCCATTCGATAAATTGGTCGAAAAAATTAACCCGGAAAGAGATGTCAGCCGCAATCCTATTTTTTCTTTTATGTTCCAATATATAGAGAAGGTAGAAGAGGAAAATATAATAAGCGGTTTGGAAATGACAGCCGTTGAATCCTATAATTCCATGACGAATTTTGATTTATCGCTCGTATGCATGGATCTGGAACATGGCGCTGGTTTGACTGTTGAATATCGCACGGATTTATTTAAGCCAGAAACGGTGCAACGGATGCTCGGATATTTGGGCAACATCATCGAACAGGTAGCCAATCAACCAGATATTCATTTCAAGCATATCGAATTATTGTCCGTGGAAGAAAAACAGGCAATGATCTCTGCCTATAAGGAAGTCTCTTTTACCAATGGGGATGAGCATAAAACGATTATCGAATTATTCGAGGAGCAAACGGAGAGAACCCCGGATCGAATTGCTCTCGCTTTTGAAGAGCAAGAACTGTCATATTCAGAACTGAATAAACGGGTCAATCAGCTGGCGCGGACATTGGTAGCTGAGGGCGTCCGTGCCAATCAATTGGTGGGGATCATCGCAGAACGGTCCATAGAGATGGTCGTTGGCGTGTTGGCCATTTTGAAAGCGGGTGGAGCCTATGTCCCGATTGACCCTGATTATCCAGAAGAGCGCATACGATACATGCTGGAACATTCGGGAGCAGAAGTTTTGCTGCTGCATCAGTCGGTACGCCATAAAGTGAATGCTGACCAAAAAATGATCATGCTTGACGATGAGGAGTCCTATCATCAGGAGAATACGAATCTGGGGTTACCTGTTCAGTTTGATCAGCTTGCTTATGTGATTTATACATCGGGCACTACGGGAACGCCAAAGGGAGTCATGATTGAACACCGTCAGCTTCATTCGCTTGCACAAGCATGGAAACAAGAATACAAGCTAGATGAATTCCCCGTCAGGAGTTTGCAATGGGCAAGTTTTTCTTTTGATGTGTTTACTGGTGATTATATGAGATGTCTGTTATACGGTGGGAAGCTGGTTATTTGCCCAAAAGATGCGAGAGTGGATTTGGAGCGCCTTTATTACCTGATGGAAAAGCATGAGATTAATTTGTTTGATTCGACTCCCGTCCTGGTGCTTCCTTTCATGGATTATGTCTATGAAAACGGACTCAACATAGACTTCATGAAAATATTGATTCTTGGCTCGGATCAATGCCCGTTACATGCCTTTCACAAGCTTGTCGATCGATACGGAAGTACAATGAGAATCTTAAACTGCTATGGAGTGACGGAGGCAGCTATTGATTCCTCCTATTATGAAAGGGTTGACCAGCAAGATTACAAATTTTTGCCGATTGGCAAGCCTTTGCCAGGGGTGAAGATGTACATTCTGGATGCTAATCTTCATGTGCAGCCTGTGGGTGTCCCGGGAGAACTGTATATTGGAGGCATGGGAGTAGGAAAAGGATATTTCAAGCAGCCAGATTTGACGAATCAAAAATTCGTTCCCAATCCATTTTGTATCGGCGAAAAGATGTATAAGACAGGGGATATGGCGCGATGGCTCCCCAGCGGAGATATTGAATTTTTAGGGCGATGGGATAATCAGGTGAAAATAAGTGGGAATCGAATCGAATTGGAAGAAATCGAAGCGGAATTACGAAGAATGGCTGATATTCGCGAGGCGATCGTTATCGCAAGAGCGGATGAATCTGGTCAAAAAAGGCTGGTTGCATTCTATGTAGCTGCAAAAGCTGTGGAATCGGATGTATTGAGGGAGTCGTTGCGGAAGTCGTTACCGGCATTTATGGTCCCATCCCATTTTGTTCAGCTAGAGGAAATACCAGTAACGCCGAATGGAAAGATTGATCGAAAAGTACTACTGGATATCAACATCGTCTTGCAGAGTGAAAGGGAATACGTGGAGCCCAATACGGACACCGAGAAGCTATTGGTGGCTGTGTGGCAAGACATTTTACATGAGAAAAAGATTGGGATTAGGGATCACTTCTTTGAGCTCGGTGGCGATTCTATCAAATCGATTCAAGTCTCCTCGCAATTGGCAGCTTTGGGATACAAAATGGAAATTCGGGATCTTTTCAAATATCCAACCATTGCAGAACTGAGTACAAAACTGAAACCGCTGAATCGAAAAATTGACCAGAAGGATATGGAAGGCGTTGTACCACTGACACCGATTCAGCATTGGTTGATGCAAGAACACAGTCAGCATCTCCATCACTATAACCAATCCTTTGTGTTGTACCGTAAAGAGCGGTTTGACGAGAGGATGGTTCGCAAAGTCATCGATAAGCTCGTACAACACCATGATGCTCTGCGAATGATTTTCCGCGAGACCAATACCGGCTATGAAGCTTACAATCGAGGCGTCAACACTAGCGGCATGTATAGTCTGGAGATTTGGGACTATCCAGACAAGAACGGGTCTGAGCTCGAACAAGCGATGGACTTGAAATGCAGTGAAATTCAATCAAGGCTTAACATTTTTGATGGTCAATTAATGAGGCTGGGGTTATTCCGATGCTCGGATGGCGATCACTTGCTGATTGCTATTCACCATTTAGTCGTAGACGGGGTATCATGGCGCATTTTAATCGATGATTTTAAAACAGCTTATGGGCAGCTCCTTCGTAACGAAGAGATACGTTTGCCTTTAAAAAGTGATTCCTTCCAATTGTGGGCGCAACAATTGAACGAGTATGCCAATAGCGAAAGACTTGAACAAGAGCGTGAATATTGGAATCGAATCGAGGAGAGGGATGCTCAAACGTTGCCAATGGATTACGATGAGCAAAAACCGCTTCGGAAAACAACCAGGACCAAAACGGTCACGATGGATCAGCAGCGAACCGAGGAGTTGCTAAAACAAGCCAATCGTGCCTATCAGACGGAAATCGATGAACTATTGTTGGCTGCTATTGGAATGGCCTTCAAAAAATGGGCGAATATCGATTGCCTTGCTTTGAATATGGAAGGGCATGGTAGGGAGTCGATTCTACCAGATCTGAACATGAACCGCACAGTAGGATGGTTCACGAGTGAATATCCAGTAATGGTAGACGTCGGGAATGAAATGAATCCGTCAGCTATCATTCCGAAAATCAAAAAAGAGGTACGAGGAATCCCACATAAAGGGATTCACTACGGTGTATTGAAATATTTGTCTGCAAAATCGCCAAACACCACCATGAATGTACAGCCTGAGGTCAGCTTTAATTATTTGGGACAATTTGATATGGATCGGAAGGGAAAGGATGACGACATTCAATTGTCCACATTCTCAGGCGGAGAATCAATGAGTCTGGAGCAGTTTCGGGAATGCAAGATTGACATTGAGTGCGTGGTGTTGAATGGAAGCTTTCACTTTATGATCGGTTATAGCGAGGCACAGTATAAAGCGGATACCATCGAACGACTTACTGCATGCCTCCAGGATAGTCTGATGGAGGTCATCCAACACTGCATGATGAAATTGCGCAACAGTCCTGACCATGAAATCGCTGGAGAATATGTAGATTTCGAAGCAGTGATAGACGGATTTTTCGACTCTTCTATGATGAATGATCTTCCTGGTGCAATTGCGGTGGTAGTTCAGCACGGCCAAGTGAAAGTGAAGAAAGCTTACGGTTACGCTAATCTATCAGAGAAAGTACCTATGAGTGCAGAGGAAACCGTAGTCAGGGTAGGATCGATTTCCAAGCTCGTAACAGTCGCTGCCGTTATGAAGCTAGTGGAGCAAGGGCTGATTGGATGGAACGAGGATGTTCAGCAATACCTCGATATTGAAATACCGAGAAGAGTGGAGGGACCACTAACGGTAGAACATTTACTCAGCTACACAACAGGGTTTGACTCGCCAGATGTGGGAAATGACCAGAGCTATAATTTTGGCGGGCGTGACCCCTTAACGTTACGAGAGTATATTCACCGATACATGCCAACCGTGGTATACAAACCTGGCGAACAATTTGGGAACGAGAATTTTGCCTTTATACTGGCGGGTTATCTCGTGGAAAGAGTTACGGGCGTTTCCTTTGATCATTTTGCAAGTGAGCATTTCTTTGCGCCTCTCGAAATGACAAACAGCAGTTTTCTACTACAACCAGAATTAGAGGCAAAAATGGCTACAGGCTATGATCTAGAAAATCAGGCGGTGCAAAAGTACGATTTCAGCCCTGCAATCTCACCAGACGGCAGCATGCTCTCCACGGGGAATGATATCGCTACATTCATGCTGGCTCTCTTAGGTGAAGGTGCTGATGGCAAAGAAAACATTTTAGAGGCAGATTCGATAGGAAAAATGTTCTCCAGTAAATCAGTCCCTCATCCAAAAGGGACGTCTACAGGGTATGGATTTACAGTAAAATTCCATCCAGAATACGTACATGAGAATGTTTTGGCGAAGGCAGGCGAGGTGATCGGCTTTCACTCATTTATGTGGTTCCTGCCAGAAAAACAAATGGGAGTCTTTGTTAGTACGAATAAAAGTCAATTCAACAAAATTGAATTTTTCGATTACTTCATGAAACGCTATCGTCCTGCGGAAGCGATCATCATGTAA
- a CDS encoding condensation domain-containing protein has protein sequence MMDKTFVKTIPLSEAQKDYYLHDLVYPMSPYYQEQYLFRFESRLDVSVTLRALYEIVKRHEIYRSIFVLEDEPIQKVYSEPVLDFEHVSSATWDDTMIRDYFHQEFSKPFALEEGPLFSCRLLDYKESGSILSFKFHHICFDGWSVSLTLDEFTMIYQLLITGNVHELQPQIHQYADFVEWEQKYIASQEGEAARVFWKKKLGGTLERFELPADKKRPSTPSFKGGIAFFTFTPELRDALIAYHKQNKYPTDVIYLSLFSTFLYRITGQDDIIVGVPRYGRPKREFHTIMGPCMVMLPLRIKIPKNSSLRELAKQIDEELSVCSQYQNYPISLIAAELQYQRDRKYASFFSTAFVHQKAIKQNAAIMLGNAQNTFDSNGLTVSTYPIGKNVSQYDLCLVVEKDNHHDILAGFEYNSDILDEETIATWVADFERTSLSLLKNDGETILVYAGQPNDWMKSLAHLPSLKILPEDVTPVSTDSMKFEQETFEWLCMQENGIAQLVEVWDTSSYAIFMTAFLVLLYAETEMEDLTLAFRAGRDECEDAPSALLLRADLSGNPLFGDLVLQVQSKLKEAHYQQASFPKPHEPQLLFEMNENEYPSTIDFQFRILETNDHINGTITYRANVFKKETVQRICTHYAYLLESVTAEPHQRIREIVSHLNSQFLTSDDFEQLFL, from the coding sequence ATGATGGATAAAACCTTTGTCAAAACCATCCCTCTATCTGAGGCTCAAAAAGATTACTATCTTCACGATTTGGTCTATCCAATGAGTCCCTATTATCAGGAGCAGTATTTGTTCCGATTCGAAAGTCGATTGGATGTATCGGTTACGCTCCGTGCTCTTTACGAGATCGTGAAACGCCATGAAATCTATCGATCCATTTTTGTTTTGGAAGACGAGCCCATCCAGAAAGTATATAGCGAGCCCGTATTGGATTTTGAACATGTGTCTTCCGCTACTTGGGACGATACGATGATTAGAGACTATTTTCATCAAGAGTTTAGCAAGCCTTTTGCGCTGGAAGAAGGGCCGTTATTCAGTTGCAGATTGCTGGATTATAAAGAAAGCGGCAGTATATTAAGTTTCAAGTTTCACCATATCTGTTTTGATGGGTGGAGTGTCTCACTCACGCTCGATGAATTTACGATGATCTACCAACTACTGATCACGGGCAATGTTCACGAGTTGCAACCACAAATACACCAATACGCAGACTTTGTGGAGTGGGAACAGAAGTACATAGCCAGCCAAGAAGGCGAGGCTGCGAGAGTGTTTTGGAAAAAGAAATTGGGCGGAACTCTTGAGAGGTTTGAATTACCGGCAGATAAAAAACGTCCGAGTACCCCTTCGTTTAAAGGCGGGATAGCATTCTTTACGTTTACCCCCGAACTTCGGGATGCGTTGATTGCTTATCATAAACAGAACAAATATCCTACCGATGTCATTTATTTATCCCTTTTTAGTACTTTTCTTTATCGGATAACTGGGCAAGACGACATCATTGTTGGCGTACCGAGATACGGCAGACCAAAAAGAGAGTTTCATACGATCATGGGACCGTGTATGGTGATGCTTCCTCTGCGAATCAAAATTCCAAAGAACAGCTCGCTACGTGAGTTGGCAAAGCAGATCGATGAAGAGTTGTCTGTATGTTCACAGTATCAAAACTATCCCATTTCTTTGATAGCAGCTGAGTTGCAATATCAGCGCGATAGAAAATATGCGTCCTTTTTTTCAACGGCTTTCGTCCATCAAAAAGCGATTAAGCAAAATGCAGCGATTATGCTGGGCAATGCCCAAAATACGTTTGATAGTAATGGTCTTACCGTAAGCACCTATCCGATTGGAAAAAATGTATCCCAGTATGATTTGTGTTTGGTCGTTGAAAAGGACAACCATCATGATATTCTGGCAGGATTCGAATACAATTCGGATATTTTGGATGAAGAAACCATTGCCACATGGGTTGCCGACTTTGAACGCACCAGTCTTTCTCTTTTGAAAAATGACGGAGAAACCATCCTTGTATATGCAGGTCAGCCCAATGATTGGATGAAAAGCCTAGCTCATTTGCCTTCCCTCAAGATATTGCCAGAGGACGTCACTCCGGTCTCTACCGACTCTATGAAATTCGAGCAAGAGACGTTTGAATGGTTATGCATGCAGGAAAATGGGATCGCTCAACTCGTGGAAGTTTGGGATACCTCTTCCTATGCGATATTCATGACTGCATTTCTCGTACTTTTGTATGCAGAAACCGAGATGGAGGATTTGACTTTGGCATTTCGTGCGGGGCGGGATGAGTGCGAGGATGCCCCAAGCGCCTTGCTTTTACGAGCGGATCTATCCGGCAATCCACTATTTGGCGATTTGGTTTTGCAAGTACAGAGCAAGTTAAAAGAAGCCCACTATCAGCAAGCTTCCTTTCCTAAACCTCATGAGCCCCAACTCTTATTTGAAATGAATGAGAACGAATATCCCTCCACGATTGATTTTCAATTCCGCATCCTTGAAACTAACGATCACATAAATGGCACCATTACCTATCGTGCGAATGTATTCAAGAAGGAGACAGTGCAACGGATTTGCACCCATTATGCATACTTGTTGGAAAGTGTGACAGCCGAGCCGCATCAAAGAATCCGCGAGATTGTCAGTCATCTAAACAGCCAATTCCTGACCAGTGATGATTTTGAACAATTATTTCTGTAG